The following are encoded in a window of Deltaproteobacteria bacterium genomic DNA:
- a CDS encoding amino acid ABC transporter ATP-binding protein, producing MSLQTRHEPILRIRELNKAFGKNKVLTGVNFDVYKNDVISIIGASGSGKSTLLRCINLLETPSSGEIFYRQQNVLSRQNKINPYRSRVGMVFQSFNLFNNMTVLDNCMVGQMKVLKRSREEARQRALSYLDKVGMTPFVKAKPRQLSGGQKQRVAIARALAMDPDILLFDEPTSALDPEMVGEVLSVMHKENLGTHISCEGHFVGHDKQGA from the coding sequence ATGTCACTGCAAACACGCCATGAACCTATCTTGAGGATCCGGGAGCTCAATAAAGCTTTCGGCAAGAACAAGGTGCTGACCGGTGTCAATTTTGACGTCTACAAGAACGATGTGATCAGCATCATCGGCGCATCGGGCTCGGGCAAGTCGACCTTGCTTCGCTGCATCAATTTGCTTGAAACGCCCAGCTCGGGAGAGATTTTCTACCGGCAGCAAAATGTGCTCTCAAGACAAAACAAGATCAATCCCTATCGATCCCGGGTAGGCATGGTGTTTCAGTCATTCAACCTTTTCAACAACATGACGGTTCTGGACAATTGCATGGTTGGCCAGATGAAGGTCTTGAAGCGATCCAGGGAGGAGGCTCGCCAGCGAGCCCTGAGCTACCTGGATAAGGTTGGGATGACTCCTTTTGTCAAAGCTAAGCCAAGACAGCTCTCCGGCGGCCAAAAACAGCGGGTGGCCATTGCCCGGGCCTTGGCCATGGATCCGGATATCCTGCTTTTCGACGAGCCAACTTCCGCTCTGGATCCTGAGATGGTGGGCGAGGTTCTGTCCGTCATGCATAAAGAAAACCTCGGTACTCACATCTCTTGCGAAGGCCATTTCGTGGGTCACGACAAGCAGGGTGCT